GCCATTCATGCTTTGGATTACCGACTTATCAGTACAAGATCCATACTATGTATTGCCATTGTTAATGGGCTTATCAATGTTCTTGATGCAGAAAATGCAGCCTGTAGCGCCAACAATGGATCCAATGCAAGTGAAAATGATGCAGTGGATGCCGGTTATCTTTACCGTGTTCTTCTTATGGTTCCCAGCAGGTCTAGTACTTTACTGGTTAGTGGGTAACTTAGTTGCCATCACTCAACAGAAGATTATTTATGCTGGTCTTGAGAAAAATGGCATAAAATAGCCTAAGCTCAATCTTGTATAACTGATTAAAAAGGCGGCTGATTAGCCGCCTTTTCCTTTATCAATTTTATAGGTACTACCGTGACAACAGACACTATTGTGGCGCAAGCCACCGCACCTGGACGAGGTGGCGTAGGTATCATTCGCGTATCAGGCGACTTAGCCACTAATGTCGCGACGGCGATTATTGGCCATGTTCCAAAAACCCGTTATGCAGAATATTGTGACTTTAACAATGCCGACGGTCAGGTTATTGACCAAGGTATTGCACTTTTCTTTAAAGGTCCCAATTCATTTACTGGCGAAGATGTCCTTGAACTGCAAGGCCATGGCGGCCAAATTGTGCTGGATATGTTGATTAAACGCGTCATGGAAATTGATGGCATACGTATAGCCAGGCCTGGTGAATTCAGCGAACAAGCCTTTATGAATGATAAGCTCGACTTAACTCAGGCAGAAGCGATTGCTGACTTAATCGATGCCACCAGTGAGCAAGCTGCCAAAAGTGCATTGCTATCACTCCAAGGTGAGTTCTCAAAAGAAGTTCACGAGCTTGTCGACCAAGTGACCAACTTACGTTTGTATGTCGAAGCTGCGATTGATTTTCCAGATGAAGAAGTCGATTTTTTATCTGATGGTAAAATTGCCAATGCCTTATATAAAATCATCGATAAATTAGACACAGTGCAAGACAGTGCCAAGCAAGGCTCCATTATCCGCGAAGGCATGAAGGTAGTGATTGCCGGCCGTCCTAATGCCGGTAAATCAAGCTTACTCAATGCACTAGCCGGTAAAGAGTCGGCAATTGTCACTGAAATTGCTGGAACAACTCGTGATGTACTACGTGAACACATCCACTTAGACGGTATGCCACTGCACATCATAGATACTGCGGGGTTAAGAGACACACTCGACACAGTTGAACAAATTGGCATTGAGCGCGCATGGGCCGAAATAGCCACTGCAGATAGAGTCTTGTTTATGGTTGATGGCACGACAACTGAGGCTATCGACCCTCGCGAGATTTGGCCAGACTTTATCGACCGCCTACCATCAAAACTAGGCGTAACGGTTATTCGTAATAAAGCTGACATAACTGGTGAAACCTTAAATAATACTGAAGAACAAGGTTACAGCGTTTACCGCATTTCAGCTAAGACAGGCTTAGGTGTTGAAGAATTAAAACAACATCTTAAATCATTAATGGGCTACCAAAGTAACTTAGAAGGCGGCTTTATTGCACGTCGTCGCCATTTGGAAGCACTCGATCTTGCCGCCAGTCACTTGCAGTTAGGTAAAGAGCAGCTTGAAGTGTATTTAGCCGGAGAGTTACTGGCTGAAGAACTGCGTATGTGCCAAATGGCATTATCTGAAATCACCGGTAAATTTACCTCAGACGATTTGCTCGGTAAGATTTTTGGCTCATTTTGTATCGGAAAATAACCAAGCTATGATCCCCACACTCGCAAATCAGGTTGTGATACTCGATTTTGAAACCACAGGATTATCACCCGATAATGGCGACCGAGCCATTGAAATTGGTGCGGTAAAACTGGTTAATGGTCAAATAGTCGATACCTTTCAGGAACTGATTAATCCTGGTCGGCAGTGAATAGCTTTATTGAGCAGTACACTGGCATCAGTAATGAAATGCTGAAACATGCCCCAGCGTCTAAACAAGTCATGGGGCAGTTTGCCAAGTTTATTGCAGGCTTTAATCTGGTGGCACACAATGCCAGCTTTGATAAAAAGTTTCTCGATGCTGAATTTAGCCATAATAAACTGCATTACACTGGTCAGTTTGCTTGCTCGTTATTATTGTCTCGACGTATTAGCCAAGATGCCCCCAATCATAAGCTTGGCACATTAGTAGATCATCACCAGTTATCTAACGATGGTGTGTTTCACCGCGCTTTAGCCGATGCCACCATGACCAGCCATTTATGGTTATATCAAATTGAAGTGTTACAGCAGCAACTGCCCAAGCAAGCTATTACCATTGATATCATCAATAAAATATCCAGCCTCCCAAAAGCGCAAATTGCGCGTTATTTGCGAACCATGAGCTAGTTAAATCTCAGCCTAAAAAAATAAGCTTGGGAACCTAATAGACTACAACCAAACAGGGTTAATTAAAGCTGTTGCGATAACTTATCAACCAGCAATCTCACTTTGGGTGATAAATGGCGGTTATGTGGATACAAAGCCCAAATACCTTCTTTAGGTTGTTGAAAAGATGCAAGTAATACCACCAACTCCCCTTCAGCAATAGCATCATTGACGTAATATCCCGGTAACTGCACAATCCCCAAACCACAAATAGCCGCATTTAATAAACTCAAACCACTACTACAGGCCAAAGATCCATGCACTTTTACCGTCTTGGGTTTACCTTGCTCAACAAAATGCCAATGAGACTGACTGCCAATTAAACAATTGTGCTGGCTCAACTCTGACAAGGCATAAGGCGTACCGTATTTAGCGATATAACTCGGGGCTGCGCACACATATTGGCTGCGACTCGTCAGACGCTTTGCCATCATGGTTGAATTAGTTAACCGCCCTAACCTAATAGCCAAATCATACCCACCATCCACCAAATCAAGTTGCTGATTAGTCAGCTCGCAAATCACTTCAATGTCGGGATATTGTTGCATAAACTCAATGACTATCGGCATGATAAACTTTTCACCGTAAGTCACTGGTGCGGTAATTCTAATAAGTCC
The Shewanella vesiculosa DNA segment above includes these coding regions:
- the mnmE gene encoding tRNA uridine-5-carboxymethylaminomethyl(34) synthesis GTPase MnmE; its protein translation is MTTDTIVAQATAPGRGGVGIIRVSGDLATNVATAIIGHVPKTRYAEYCDFNNADGQVIDQGIALFFKGPNSFTGEDVLELQGHGGQIVLDMLIKRVMEIDGIRIARPGEFSEQAFMNDKLDLTQAEAIADLIDATSEQAAKSALLSLQGEFSKEVHELVDQVTNLRLYVEAAIDFPDEEVDFLSDGKIANALYKIIDKLDTVQDSAKQGSIIREGMKVVIAGRPNAGKSSLLNALAGKESAIVTEIAGTTRDVLREHIHLDGMPLHIIDTAGLRDTLDTVEQIGIERAWAEIATADRVLFMVDGTTTEAIDPREIWPDFIDRLPSKLGVTVIRNKADITGETLNNTEEQGYSVYRISAKTGLGVEELKQHLKSLMGYQSNLEGGFIARRRHLEALDLAASHLQLGKEQLEVYLAGELLAEELRMCQMALSEITGKFTSDDLLGKIFGSFCIGK
- a CDS encoding LysR substrate-binding domain-containing protein, with the protein product MMKWEGIFEFVAVAETDSFTVAGKRLSISTAQVSRQISQLENRLNTKLFYRTTRKVSLTEEGTVYYQHCRQVLNSLDEAERAISSLKDKPQGLIRITAPVTYGEKFIMPIVIEFMQQYPDIEVICELTNQQLDLVDGGYDLAIRLGRLTNSTMMAKRLTSRSQYVCAAPSYIAKYGTPYALSELSQHNCLIGSQSHWHFVEQGKPKTVKVHGSLACSSGLSLLNAAICGLGIVQLPGYYVNDAIAEGELVVLLASFQQPKEGIWALYPHNRHLSPKVRLLVDKLSQQL